In Eriocheir sinensis breed Jianghai 21 chromosome 8, ASM2467909v1, whole genome shotgun sequence, the following proteins share a genomic window:
- the LOC126995598 gene encoding tigger transposable element-derived protein 1-like, whose product MSKRPSPSPSPTPKARKPWTHLTDEEKQYILDCHNRGDMQTKIAVSIGRPIGTISAFLKRCRQQNVSPGAALEMSMNSEDGDITEMFRESIERSGYSRKQVLSFQKTGLICNMMSQLTDTSAFKADRVTLVIGGNAEGDWKLKPLLVYHTDTPRALKGYIKEHFPVVWKAQPELLVTNDILQSYVVGYLSSACTEYAMANKLPNKFLLILDSYLANSPLHWMSQWAENIEVQFLPYHMQPMEEGVTDIFRRYYQRRVMQQLVKAMNEERKTSEVFWRQYTIKKAIHNISHSWNQVEGSVMNGVWYKVWQEAVHGPRGFQEVEDHRQQLSSDIVQFFHQAGMQQVDQVGVEVLLASHAEVTSDEEDVQLLPQEAEDPDLPQEAQGLIKTKLKELLDGINKASAIAESQDLNMSRSDKFSQALESAAQHYQKIYEEL is encoded by the exons ATGTCGAAGcgcccttcaccctctccttcgcCCACTCCGAAGGCCAGGAAGCCTTGGACACACTTGACGGACGAGGAAAAGCAGTACATCTTAGACTGCCATAATCGGGGCGACATGCAAACGAAAATAGCCGTGTCTATAGGAAGGCCCATAGGAACCATCTCTGCCTTTCTCAAGAGATGCAGGCAGCAAAATGTTTCTCCCGGGGCAGCATTGGAGATGTCGATGAATA GTGAAGATGGGGACATTACTGAAATGTTCCGAGAGAGCATTGAGCGGAGCGGGTACTCCCGGAAGCAAGTTCTCAGTTTCCAAAAGACGGGACTGATCTGCAATATGATGTCTCAGCTCACCGACACGTCTGCGTTCAAAGCCGACCGCGTCACATTGGTCATCGGTGGAAATGCCGAGGGTGACTGGAAACTGAAGCCTCTTCTGGTCTATCACACGGACACCCCCAGGGCTCTGAAGGGCTACATCAAGGAACACTTCCCCGTCGTCTGGAAGGCTCAACCCGAGCTACTGGTGACGAATGACATTCTCCAGAGCTACGTGGTTGGCTACCTCTCTTCAGCTTGCACGGAGTATGCCATGGCAAATAAACTCCCCAACAAGTTTTTGCTGATTCTTGATAGTTATTTAGCTAACTCCCCACTCCACTGGATGAGTCAATGGGCTGAAAATATCGAGGTGCAGTTCTTGCCTTATCACATGCAGCCCATGGAAGAGGGTGTGACTGACATATTCAGGCGATATTATCAACGGAGGGTGATGCAGCAACTAGTGAAGGcaatgaatgaggaaaggaaaacttCAGAAGTATTCTGGAGGCAATACACCATCAAGAAGGCAATCCACAACATCTCTCATTCCTGGAATCAAGTGGAAGGGTCTGTTATGAATGGCGTCTGGTACAAGGTGTGGCAAgaggcagtccacggccctaggGGGTTCCAAGAAGTCGAGGATCATCGGCAGCAGTTGAGCAGTGATATCGTGCAGTTCTTCCATCAGGCAGGAATGCAGCAGGTGGACCAGGTGGGCGTTGAGGTGCTGCTCGCTAGCCATGCAGAGGTCACGAGCGATGAAGAGGACGTCCAGCTGTTGCCGCAGGAAGCCGAAGATCCTGACCTGCCGCAGGAGGCACAGGGGCTTATCAAAACTAAGCTGAAAGAGCTGCTGGACGGGATCAACAAGGCCAGTGCCATTGCTGAAAGCCAAGACTTAAACATGTCTAGATCAGACAAGTTTTCTCAAGCCCTGGAGAGTGCCGCGCAGCACTAccagaaaatatatgaagagctGTGA